GATGAAATGCTTGTAACTTTATGCAATCAGTTTTTAGCAACGGAAGCTTGATCGAGAGACGGCTGcagttttccaaatttgCTGCATgatgatcatcatcatagAAAAAGCTAGTATAATATTCCCCGTTTGTAAACAGAGTATTCGCTAGAGGCATGTTCAATAAATGGGACCCAGATGAGCATGCGATCTCTATATTTAGATTCGAATTCACCGATTTATCTTTCCAGTTTTTATCAAGTTGGGTAGGTGCAACAGCACTAAATGAACTTTTTACACTGCCAATACTTTCATTGCTGTTATCCGGAGCAAGTTCATAGTTCTCGATCGTAATCGGTTGATCAAACCATAATTCCGAAATAGCATTGCGTCTCCCAACAACGGTATCAACACAAGCTGTGACGATCTTTAGATTACTTGTATTCCGAGTCTCAATAATATTGTAAACATTTTCTATGGTTTGCTGTAGCTGAGATGGTGTTGTAAGTAATATCAACGAATGCTCGTTCTGGGATGGTCCGAGACGAAATTTCCGACTTGGATTTATTGTTGTTCTGAAAGATAACGAACGtctgaaaatttgaaatctGAACATGGATATCCTGTAACTTCAGATCTACCTATCTAACCACTAGTGAGTAGATTAGAAAGCAAAATGGGTTGTTCATGTAACATATACTTCTTAATcgataacaaaaaataatatttgagCACTTTTCCCCtagagcaaaaaaaaaagcacataAACATACCAACTTCAGCCCCAATAGTACTTGTAGACTcatccttttcttcatttctttaCGGCTACAGTTTTCTTTGCAAAGATTTTAATTATATTACCTTATCGAAAAAGCGTACTACACATGAGCATCAACTAAACCGAATAATTGCATGATGAATCCAAGTCAAACAAGGGACTCGCACGTATGATTCATATACTGAAACGGAATCctcaaaaaatgagaatggCACTCACTTTAAAAATGTCACCAACAGTAGAATAAGCATACGGATAATCCAAAAGATCGGCTCGaaagcagcagcaacaataGTGAGAAGATaaattattcatttaagcttcttctttggtcTCAACTGATTGCAGTGACCGcactttctctttctgcaGTTGTGAGCTCTTGGTGGCAATCTGGCGTAGCACTTTCTGCAAATAGCCTTGTCACAGTTGTACTTGGAAGCCAAAGCCTTAAGGGATGGCTCAATGATACCTCCTCTCAATCTCAAGACCAAGTGAAGAGTTGACTCCTTTTGGATGTTGTAGTCAGACAAAGTTCTGCCATCCTCCAACTGCTTACCGGCAAAGATCAATCTCTGCTGATCAGGTGGGATTCCCTCCTTATCCTGGATCTTTTGCTTGACATTGTCAATGGTATCTGAAGACTCCACCTCCAAGGTGATAGTCTTACCCGTCAAGGTCTTAACGAaaatttgcatttttctgtatcaaaaaaataatgtcTGTTAGTACGAATaatcatcttctttaaaataaattatctGATTTCTGTGCAGGTGCGTTTGCTGGGTTCAACCAAGTGAAAAGTTTGCAATCAGGAAGAATAAGTATTCTAAAGCTTCAAAGTTGGACATCTCATGATGATATAGAATAACCAGTGAAAACAATAGGTCGCCATCAAATAGTCTTACATGACTAACTGTTTCCAATATTAGCTAACTAAGTATGTAATACCGTCTATGTTATCCTTGTCAAGGTGAAGTAATCTAATCCATTTGCAACATCTGTTTATTAACAACCATACCAACCAAAAGCAAACATTCATCTAAACACATAATCACACTCTTGTGTTACTTACGATTTTTGTTATGCGAATGATCCGTTACTAAATTATAATAAATTATACGAAGGATTTGACGTTGAAACAGCAGCTTAAAGTCGCTCCTCAACTTGAAACCTACTGGCCTCAAATCCGTACGCACTACAAAGTgccatcaaaaaaaaaataaaaaaacgGAACTCgaaaaatttgaagttaATTAGTTTAAGGGTTTGTACCCCTTATGTGATCACGTGATGCATATTGAAATTGTTATAATATTTGTGGTGTACGGGTGCAGTGCTTGGGAGTACTACTTCTTTGTCAGTTGTAATCCCTTCGGTACTTTTCTGTATAATAAATAGTATTTAGTGGCCATCAAGCAACATATATTGAACTTCAATAATTTGTGAAAAATGCATAgaaacttttcaaattaAAGCCAGCATCGAAAAGGAGGTCTTTGTTGTTAGTTTCTTAAAGGAATATAACTACTGTCAAATAAAGGGAAGGAGCCTCCCTCgatttatatttatctATTTGTTCCCTTATATTTTAAATAATGTATGATATGCTACTAAATGTAAAAACATAAACTTTGATAGATACTTTGGTATTATACAGAAAGTAAACTGTAAATAATTATGGTTATCTTTAgtaaaatatgaaattgTTATATCGAATTTATTAGAACTCAAAAATTatgaattttattcttccGATCAACATAATACCATATTTTCCAAGATTTCAACGGTTTTACAGGACATATAATTATATACAACATTTcaatcattttcttcatagTTTGAACATGTACACAAAGATAATATGGGTTACGATCAGGGGAAAACATAAGTTAGCAAAATATTCTTGCTAGTAAACCGCTCCAACAGATTTCAGTCCCTGATACGGAAGTGtccttcaaaaaaaaagaagggggaaaaaagcgACTCGGAAATACGTCGCCGACGTTACCGCTTGAGCTTACGGCACCTTAAGATAGCCGTTCGCACAAAAGAATGAATAAATCGTCCCTCAATGCCCCATTCATTCAAGATTTTATAAAACAATAGTCCCAACGGCTTTCAGTCAAACGGTGCTACTACTATTTCTTGTGAGATGAGTAAGCAAAGGGTGGCCTTTCCAACTCGAGGCTTTAAATTCTCATGTGTGACAGGGTATGCATACGAGCTGTAATGAATACATCTTTTAGTTTCATTTGTAACTAAATTCAAGAACCTATAGACAATAATTTGAGATTCAGAGGAAGGTGTCAGAACATATTTGAATGTAAGCTGTAGCTTTGTCTGAAATTGGGAGCTGACACTTTGTAATTTGGAGGTTCCGCTACCAGCGGAAAGCcgctttattttttaagCATTCGCGATACAATAAGAATTACATTATGTACAGTACAGCAGGCACGTCTGATTTATTTGCCTGATTTTCCTGAACATAAAAGAGACCAATGCCATTCCAAAAAAGTGGCCCCAAAACACAACTAAGACTCGTTTAGTTTTTGTTCGACCTTTCTAATCATTCAGTATATGTTTAAAAGGTTTGCCGGCACATTCTGGTATTTTGCTAAACCTAAAAAGACCTTTTCACAACTCTCACCCTCAACATTTTGGAACATGTCTACATTCTCAAGATATCCAAACATCTCACCCCATTTGGCTGAGATTGTGAAACCCCATTTACCAAAGGATGGGTCACCTGAAATTGATCCATCGACCAAGTCAAATTATTACAATTTCAAGGTCGAGCATTTGTACCTCGATTTAGCCGTGAGATTTGATAAGAAGCGTCTTATTGGTTCAGCTTCTTTTGATATCAAGGCTATTCAAGACTCTGGTAACATTATTCTGGATTCATCGTTCTTGAATATCAAGGATGTTTTCATCAATGGCGAAAAGACATCATTTACTGTGAAGCCAAGAGAGGAGCCACTAGGCTCTCCATTTGTTATTAATTATTCAGTGAGAATAAATGATTCATTTAAGCTGAAGGTGGATTATGAAACAACTGATAAATGTACTGCATTACAATGGCTAGACCCAGAGCAAACGGATGGTCACAAGCTACCATATCTGTTCTCACAGTGTGAACCATCACACGCTCGATCTTTCTTCCCATGCTTTGATACCCCCTCAATAAAAGCACCTGTATCATACCATATAACTTCTCCATTAAATACATTGGTTTCCGGCTTGTTGTCAGACAAGAAGCCTTCTTCCAGTGATCCAAAACATTTTGTTTATCACTATGAACAGCCTGTTCCTATTCCATCCTATTTGGTTTCCATAGCATCCGGTGATATTGTGGGTGCAAAAATTGGACCTCGATCCACCGTTTACTCAGAGCCTTCCTTCATTGACAAATGCCAATATGAGTTTGAAGCTGACACTGAAAAGTTTATTAAGACTGCTGAGGATTTGGTGTTTGAGTATGAATGGAAAGAGTACAATGTTCTAATCCTACCGCAGTCGATGCCGTTTGGTGGTATGGAACATCCAAATTGTACCTTTGCCACACCCACCTTGGTTTCCGGTGATCGCGAAAATGTTGATGTCATTGCTCATGAACTTTCTCACAGTTGGTCTGGAAATTTGGTCACTAACTGTTCCTTTGAACACTTTTGGTTGAATGAAGGCTGGACTGTTTATCTTGAGCGCCGTATTATTGGAAAACTGCATGGTGATAAGTATAGAGACTTCAGCGCTATCATTGGATGGACAGATTTAGTTAATGCGATTGATGCCATGGGTGACACTGCCAACAGATACAGCAGCTTAATTCAAGACTTAAAGGATGGAACTGATCCTGACGATTCGTTCAGTGATGTACCTTATGAAAAAGGCTCTAATATGCTTTACACAATTGAAAAAACACTGGGTGGAAAAGAGCAATTTGATCCCTTTATCAAATACTACTTTAGGAAATTTAAGTACAGTTCATTGGATACATATCAATTCTTAGATACTCTTTACGGCTTTTATGCTGACAGaaagaatattttggatACAATTGACTGGCAAAGATGGCTATATGGGCCAGGATTACCACCAAAGCCAAAGTTTGATACTGAACTTGTTGACCAATGCTATAATCTATCTGACAAATGGATCAAAGTTGCATCAACAACACCAGAACAGCTTGAGTCTATATTTGATCCATCTGATATTAAGAACTTCTCATCCAATCAAAATTTGGTCTTTTTGGATACGTTGGTTGGCTCTGATGGCGATGACGGATTTCATTGGAATTCATCAagtggaagaaaagcagtTGAAGTTATGGGAAAGAAGTATGCAAATTATGAGACATCTCAAAACGCCGAGGTTCTTTTCCGTTGGTTCAGAATTCAGTTGATTGCAAGGATCGAATCTTCTTATATTAAATTGGCTGACTGGCTTGGAACAGTTGGACGTATGAAATTCGTGAGACCTTCTTACATCTTGTTGAACAAGGTTGATAGAGCTCTTGCCTTGAAAACATTTAAAAAGTTTGAAGCAGGCTATCATCCTATATGTCGCTCGATGGTTAAAAAAGATCTTGGTTTAGCATAATATATACATTGATATGTCTATTTATAGCATATGATAAATGCTGTTGGTTATCTGTAGTGCCTAGACATATCACTCAATATTGCAATGAAATTTCCATTTACGGAGTGTTACACGAAAATATTGTATTAATTACTCTTACTTTATTAAAGTGCATATTTCCAGTAGTGCTGTGTGCCtcatataatattttgctATATTTTACCTCtgatttctccttttcaaaTTCGCAAAAACACACACGAAAGTGTGAGTTGTTACGCATGTTTCACACCAAAAAGTAAAATTCATCTTCTATCCAAAAACTACAAAACaataatatacaaaatgtgatgaaatacaaaaatcCAATCATTCGCTCATGGACTTGTCGCCATCTCCATCCGTGTCGGCATCCGAACCATGTTTTGAGTCTTTGACCGCAGACTCATCGTTATCCTTATCAGCGGCATCAAAATCCTCATCACCAAGGTTTCCAACAATAGCAAGCATCTCATCATCGTCCACAAGATGCCATAAATTCAAGGATTGATATCTATATATACATTCCTTGAAAAGATCTTCTGTAAAACCTTTACCAATGCAAGCATTTCTGAGAGCTGCGACTGACACGATTTTCTCACCGGACTGCCTGATTTTTTCCCTGATGAGATTGAAAACTTTGGATGAATCCGATTCACTAAGATTATCCGATTCATCTATGTTATCACTCAAACTTTGGC
This region of Brettanomyces bruxellensis chromosome 4, complete sequence genomic DNA includes:
- a CDS encoding uncharacterized protein (MEROPS:MER0002281), translating into MSTFSRYPNISPHLAEIVKPHLPKDGSPEIDPSTKSNYYNFKVEHLYLDLAVRFDKKRLIGSASFDIKAIQDSGNIILDSSFLNIKDVFINGEKTSFTVKPREEPLGSPFVINYSVRINDSFKLKVDYETTDKCTALQWLDPEQTDGHKLPYLFSQCEPSHARSFFPCFDTPSIKAPVSYHITSPLNTLVSGLLSDKKPSSSDPKHFVYHYEQPVPIPSYLVSIASGDIVGAKIGPRSTVYSEPSFIDKCQYEFEADTEKFIKTAEDLVFEYEWKEYNVLILPQSMPFGGMEHPNCTFATPTLVSGDRENVDVIAHELSHSWSGNLVTNCSFEHFWLNEGWTVYLERRIIGKLHGDKYRDFSAIIGWTDLVNAIDAMGDTANRYSSLIQDLKDGTDPDDSFSDVPYEKGSNMLYTIEKTLGGKEQFDPFIKYYFRKFKYSSLDTYQFLDTLYGFYADRKNILDTIDWQRWLYGPGLPPKPKFDTELVDQCYNLSDKWIKVASTTPEQLESIFDPSDIKNFSSNQNLVFLDTLVGSDGDDGFHWNSSSGRKAVEVMGKKYANYETSQNAEVLFRWFRIQLIARIESSYIKLADWLGTVGRMKFVRPSYILLNKVDRALALKTFKKFEAGYHPICRSMVKKDLGLA